One Mugil cephalus isolate CIBA_MC_2020 chromosome 10, CIBA_Mcephalus_1.1, whole genome shotgun sequence genomic window carries:
- the pgpep1l gene encoding pyroglutamyl-peptidase 1 isoform X2 — translation MDKNDTVVVTGFGPFRQFLVNPSWKAAQGLKLVGLGERIDVYIKELPVSYVKTQRIVAELWQTLHPKFVVHLGLARGSSVITLEQTGRNSGYSDRDVRGSCPERHLCVEGGPEKLDSVINMKAVSKHFRKAGTDVIYSRDAGRYLCDFAYYCSLHGGRGRAALIHVPSSGSLASADRLVPLLQAVIRTMLEQLTDP, via the exons ATGGATAAAAACGACACTGTCGTCGTTACAG GGTTCGGACCTTTCAGACAGTTCTTGGTGAATCCCAGCTGGAAAGCAGCCCAG GGGTTGAAGCTGGTGGGACTGGGAGAGAGGATTGATGTTTACATCAAGGAGCTACCGGTGAGCTATGTTAAAACCCAGAGGATTGTCGCTGAACTCTGGCAAACTCTCCACCCAAAG TTTGTTGTACATCTGGGTCTAGCCAGAGGCTCCAGCGTCATCACTCTGGAGCAAACGGGGAGGAACAGTGGATACAGTGACAGAGACGTGCGCGGCTCCTGCCCCGAGAGGCACCTCTGCGTGGAAGGCGGACCAGAGAAACTTGACTCGGTCATCAACATGAAGGCCGTCTCCAAGCACTTCAGAAAAGCAGGGACGGATGTGATTTATTCAAGAGATGCCGGGAG GTACCTGTGCGATTTTGCATATTACTGCTCACTGCATGGCGGTCGGGGGAGAGCAGCACTCATCCACGTCCCCTCGTCCGGAAGCCTGGCCTCTGCTGACAGACTGGTGCCTCTGCTGCAGGCCGTCATTCGGACCATGCTGGAACAGCTGACAGACCCTTGA
- the pgpep1l gene encoding pyroglutamyl-peptidase 1 isoform X1, translating to MNCLLSKYTLQTRVYSDTRLLVYFTGFGPFRQFLVNPSWKAAQGLKLVGLGERIDVYIKELPVSYVKTQRIVAELWQTLHPKFVVHLGLARGSSVITLEQTGRNSGYSDRDVRGSCPERHLCVEGGPEKLDSVINMKAVSKHFRKAGTDVIYSRDAGRYLCDFAYYCSLHGGRGRAALIHVPSSGSLASADRLVPLLQAVIRTMLEQLTDP from the exons ATGAACTGTCTGCTGAGTAAATACACCCTTCAAACCCGCGTTTATTCTGACACGCGACTTCTCGTCTACTTTACAGGGTTCGGACCTTTCAGACAGTTCTTGGTGAATCCCAGCTGGAAAGCAGCCCAG GGGTTGAAGCTGGTGGGACTGGGAGAGAGGATTGATGTTTACATCAAGGAGCTACCGGTGAGCTATGTTAAAACCCAGAGGATTGTCGCTGAACTCTGGCAAACTCTCCACCCAAAG TTTGTTGTACATCTGGGTCTAGCCAGAGGCTCCAGCGTCATCACTCTGGAGCAAACGGGGAGGAACAGTGGATACAGTGACAGAGACGTGCGCGGCTCCTGCCCCGAGAGGCACCTCTGCGTGGAAGGCGGACCAGAGAAACTTGACTCGGTCATCAACATGAAGGCCGTCTCCAAGCACTTCAGAAAAGCAGGGACGGATGTGATTTATTCAAGAGATGCCGGGAG GTACCTGTGCGATTTTGCATATTACTGCTCACTGCATGGCGGTCGGGGGAGAGCAGCACTCATCCACGTCCCCTCGTCCGGAAGCCTGGCCTCTGCTGACAGACTGGTGCCTCTGCTGCAGGCCGTCATTCGGACCATGCTGGAACAGCTGACAGACCCTTGA
- the synm gene encoding synemin — protein MLPFRRTFDSEKHQLQELNSRLAQYLTRTKQLEQENAHLIAEINELRQVRAAGWQPNFKAELHDLRRMVGQLSFEKSQAEMEREKLWRELQLIRSLCSDQTEVCRDISGELKGCEKELQQTHKINTELQQRLFQLENEYKRLEDVHMQEVNHLRHQVETRVVPILSQTYRGPPAVSMEEVQEYARGLSEGWIETFEMYQQKVDEMERSIKEDQERLHDLQREKMVYVSELDKMRAEAEKQGQIQMHLEEQLMQMQDKFRGDFNEYQMIIEQLEHEKNMMAETIEEKIRDHQELLQVRMDLGLEVATYRALLEGEKIGLQEVHRTVNQPLRERIIDIKMPAQPYTRSSTLTTRQHTDIKYTAPTSYARRSPVPPSGTISPSRVIPISVARHQSPASRRDMISFSKAQAASSASAAAATATTPKDKQTDQSKTQISKSAQKTTAEEEKVVKVKQVSQADSQTHSAKSSVAETKSVKVVSPPMMSLSTKTETESKKHVLDEKAKGSVHDSEFKVEGRTESSIGPAEKKILDSVSVEEIIEKVIRPAGLEAKVCSSGDSKVKYHVEKTEEEDGTTKTQIVLESKVEEELDISEDAALKELLGQGVKKVSLEDIKDTATGTMIQNLLSGLQGGENLQHRSVNVEIIEEPVESVSDEELEVERESRSSFLEPSAYFQIEELENVPPDTTGSDDEADAMISSITGADRSKGGSVQVEDVSRESESPHFTHDQESHEYYVSTPDDNLSEPEEGGGITSYGHYGVVDDLSDEKYYQDEGVPQKRVTVEESDEYKFTSDDSLFPKESFPECIIEEEVCVTPVVQESVLEFLREDSLEPKEQLKGALESLQSSVSGPLREELAYLTKVSRESPQNMAVDVKKVQQSSDNGTMTIVAELNVSQTLEDSGLLAEGDDLSEDQIMAAIRSSNLGLEKAFQGGAREGYTIRVSTEDDDDAKGGSFEGFSKEGEYASAITEKHIKLGPTEKSFTFQMSGTDRHAEATSEQELQSQFLETPMTISSEKKIATVYLESTSDD, from the exons ATGCTTCCCTTCAGGAGAACTTTTGACAGCGAAAAACACCAGctgcaggagctcaacagcagACTTGCCCAGTATCTAACGAGAACGAAGCAGCTGGAGCAAGAAAACGCGCATCTTATTGCCGAGATCAATGAACTCAGACAGGTGAGGGCAGCGGGATGGCAGCCGAATTTCAAAGCCGAGTTACACGACCTGAGGAGGATGGTGGGGCAGCTGTCGTTTGAGAAGTCCCAGGctgagatggagagggagaagcTATGGCGGGAGCTTCAGTTGATCCGGTCTCTGTGCAGCGATCAGACCGAGGTGTGCAGGGACATCAGCGGAGAGCTGAAGGGCTGCGAGAAGGAGCTCCAGCAAACGCACAAAATCAACACTGAACTCCAGCAGCGTCTATTTCAGCTGGAGAACGAGTACAAGCGCTTAGAGGACGTACACATGCAAGAAGTGAACCACCTCAGGCATCAGGTGGAGACCAGGGTGGTGCCCATCCTCTCGCAAACTTATCGCGGGCCTCCGGCGGTCTCGATGGAAGAGGTGCAAGAGTATGCTCGAGGTCTGTCCGAGGGCTGGATTGAGACCTTTGAAATGTACCAGCAGAAGGTGGACGAAATGGAGCGGTCGATTAAGGAGGACCAAGAGAGGCTGCACGACCTGCAGAGGGAGAAGATGGTGTATGTTTCCGAGTTGGACAAAATGCGCGCGGAGGCGGAAAAACAGGGTCAGATCCAAATGCATCTTGAGGAGCAACTGATGCAAATGCAGGACAAATTCCGCGGGGACTTCAATGAATATCAG aTGATTATCGAGCAGCTGGAGCATGAGAAGAACATGATGGCTGAGACCATAGAAGAAAAGATCAGAGATCATCAGGAGTTGCTCCAAGTCAGGATGGATCTGGGCTTGGAGGTGGCTACTTACAG GGCTCTGCTGGAAGGTGAGAAAATCGGACTGCAAGAAGTTCATAGGACGGTGAATCAACCTCTGCGAGAAAGAATAATAG ATATCAAGATGCCAGCCCAACCCTACACTAGATCTTCCACCTTAACCACCAGACAACATACGGATATAAAGTACACAGCACCAACTTCATATGCGAGAAGATCCCCAGTGCCTCCCTCTGGGACCATAAGTCCCTCTAGGGTCATTCCTATTTCAGTTGCTCGCCATCAGAGTCCGGCATCCAGACGGGATATGATCTCATTCAGCAAAGCTCAGGCTGCTTCTTCTGCCTCTGCTGCCGCTGCCACCGCCACCACCCCCAAAGATAAACAAACAGACCAGAGCAAAACTCAAATCAGTAAAAGTGcgcagaaaacaacagcagaggaggagaaagtcgTGAAAGTGAAACAGGTCTCTCAAGCTGATAGTCAAACCCACTCTGCCAAGTCCTCTGTGGCTGAGACCAAATCCGTAAAAGTTGTGTCACCACCAATGATGAGCCTGAGCACAAAAACTGAGACAGAAAGCAAAAAGCATGTGTTAGATGAAAAAGCGAAAGGTAGTGttcatgacagtgagttcaaaGTTGAAGGTAGAACAGAGTCTTCGATAGGGCCGGCTGAGAAAAAGATATTAGACTCTGTGTCCGTAGAGGAGATTATTGAGAAAGTGATAAGACCAGCAGGTCTAGAAGCGAAAGTCTGCTCATCAGGAGATTCAAAGGTCAAATATCATGTGGAGaaaactgaggaggaggatggcaCGACTAAAACACAGATCGTACTGGAGTCCAAAGTGGAGGAAGAGCTGGACATTTCCGAAGACGCTGCCCTGAAAGAACTGCTGGGCCAAGGTGTCAAAAAAGTGTCACTGGAGGACATAAAGGATACAGCAACAGGGACCATGATCCAGAATCTGCTGAGTGGCCTCCAGGGAGGAGAAAACCTACAACATAGATCTGTCAATGTTGAAATCATTGAGGAGCCCGTGGAGTCTGTCAGTGATGAGGAGCTTGAGGTTGAACGCGAGTCCAGATCAAGTTTTTTGGAGCCCTCAGCTTATTTCCAAATTGAGGAGCTAGAAAATGTCCCTCCTGACACCACAGGCAGCGATGATGAAGCGGATGCCATGATATCCTCCATAACAGGCGCAGACCGGTCCAAGGGTGGATCTGTGCAAGTTGAAGATGTCTCTAGAGAGAGTGAATCTCCTCATTTCACCCATGACCAAGAGTCTCATGAGTATTACGTCTCCACGCCAGATGACAATCTTTCTGAACCCGAGGAAGGTGGTGGCATAACCTCATATGGCCACTATGGCGTTGTAGATGACCTGTCAGATGAGAAGTATTATCAAGATGAAGGCGTTCCCCAGAAAAGGGTAACTGTAGAGGAAAGTGATGAATACAAGTTCACGTCAGATGACAGCTTGTTTCCAAAAGAGAGTTTTCCGGAGTGCATCATTGAAGAAGAGGTATGTGTCACGCCAGTAGTGCAGGAGTCAGTGCTTGAGTTCCTGAGAGAGGACTCTTTGGAACCTAAAGAGCAGCTGAAGGGAGCTCTTGAGTCGCTGCAAAGCTCAGTGTCAGGTCCACTGAGGGAGGAGCTGGCTTATCTCACAAAAGTGAGCCGTGAAAGTCCACAGAACATGGCTGTCGATGTCAAAAAAGTGCAGCAGTCAAGCGACAACGGAACCATGACTATAGTTGCGGAGCTAAATGTTTCTCAAACACTGGAAGACTCTGGGCTGCTGGCAGAAGGAGATGATCTGTCAGAAGATCAAATCATGGCAGCTATCAGATCCTCTAACCTAGGGCTTGAGAAAGCCTTCCAGGGTGGGGCCAGAGAAGGGTACACCATCAGAGTTTCcacagaagatgatgatgatgcgaAAGGTGGCAGCTTTGAAGGCTTCAGCAAGGAAGGAGAATATGCATCTGCAATCACAGAGAAACATATTAAACTGGGGCCGACAGAGAAGTCCTTCACCTTCCAGATGTCCGGTACGGACAGACATGCTGAGGCTACTTCGGAGCAAGAGCTGCAGTCTCAGTTCTTGGAGACACCAATGACAATATCTTCAGAGAAAAAAATTGCAACAGTTTACCTTGAAAGCACTTCGGATGACTGA